The Sphingomonas sp. LY54 genome includes a region encoding these proteins:
- a CDS encoding DUF488 domain-containing protein: MRDGENPIYTIGHSTRSIEEFVELLRAGPVRHLVDVRSIPRSRTNPQYNLDTLPDTLADWQIRHTIIPELGGRRAREKQVDPAVNGFWDNQSFHNYADYALSDDYRAGLDRLVALSAEAPCAIMCSEAVWWRCHRRIIADYLLLRGHEVLHLMGKDRVEPAKMTPGAKAEGDVLTYPRA, encoded by the coding sequence ATGAGGGATGGAGAGAATCCGATCTACACGATCGGCCATTCGACGCGGAGCATCGAGGAGTTCGTCGAATTGCTGCGCGCCGGCCCTGTCCGGCATCTGGTCGACGTCCGCAGCATCCCGCGGTCGCGGACCAATCCCCAATATAATCTCGACACCTTGCCGGACACGCTGGCGGACTGGCAGATCCGCCACACGATCATTCCCGAGCTTGGCGGGCGGCGCGCGCGGGAGAAGCAGGTCGATCCGGCGGTCAATGGCTTCTGGGACAATCAGAGCTTCCACAATTACGCCGATTACGCGCTGTCCGACGACTATCGCGCCGGGCTGGACCGGCTCGTCGCGCTGAGCGCCGAAGCGCCGTGCGCAATCATGTGCTCGGAGGCGGTGTGGTGGCGCTGCCATCGGCGCATCATCGCCGACTATCTCCTTCTCCGCGGCCACGAGGTCCTGCACCTGATGGGCAAGGACCGCGTCGAGCCGGCCAAGATGACGCCGGGCGCGAAGGCCGAGGGGGACGTGCTCACCTACCCGAGAGCGTAG
- a CDS encoding uracil-DNA glycosylase family protein gives MTGFEELVAQVRACRVCADDLPLGPRPVFQVSPTARLLVASQAPGTKVHASGLPFSDPSGDRLREWMGIDEATFYDSARIAILPMGFCYPGRGQSGDAPPRPECARLWRPELLAQMPALRLSLLVGTYAQEAVLGPGRMTDRVRDFRTYLPDYFPLPHPSWRSRIWAANNPWFEDEVLPELRRLVRRALEGASR, from the coding sequence GTGACGGGGTTCGAGGAGCTGGTCGCGCAGGTCCGCGCCTGTCGCGTGTGCGCGGACGACCTGCCGCTCGGGCCGCGCCCGGTCTTCCAGGTCTCGCCGACGGCGCGCTTGCTGGTGGCGAGCCAGGCGCCGGGGACCAAGGTCCACGCTTCGGGCCTGCCCTTCTCCGACCCGTCCGGCGATCGGCTACGCGAATGGATGGGGATCGATGAGGCGACCTTCTACGACAGTGCGCGGATTGCCATCCTGCCGATGGGCTTCTGCTATCCCGGCCGCGGCCAGAGCGGCGACGCCCCGCCGCGCCCGGAATGCGCGCGGCTGTGGCGGCCGGAGCTGCTGGCGCAGATGCCTGCGCTCCGCCTCTCCCTTCTCGTCGGGACCTACGCCCAGGAAGCGGTGCTGGGGCCGGGCAGGATGACCGATCGGGTACGGGATTTCCGAACCTATCTGCCGGACTATTTCCCGCTGCCGCACCCGTCGTGGCGCTCGCGGATCTGGGCCGCGAACAATCCGTGGTTCGAGGACGAGGTGCTTCCAGAGCTGCGACGACTGGTGCGACGCGCGCTCGAAGGGGCGAGCCGATGA
- a CDS encoding two-component system sensor histidine kinase NtrB, with protein sequence MICFTAPFDRIERPPPPDDGERVRSERASIKLAALGEMAGGIAHDIRNILAIIDSGLSLAERNIADPAASLAYLQAARDAVARGARLTSRMLAFGKRKESDVHSDDLNELLGSLETFVKYGAGPGIQVEFSLAPRLPNCFVDPPRFNAALLNLVMNARDAMPEGGVIRVCTALVDDAPDRTGRYVSVGVRDSGIGMTPEVANRIFDPYFTTKGEKGTGLGLPQVSASMRQVGGYVRVTSEVGEGALFELLFPVSEAAVPQAEAPQTEAPPVVLARHGH encoded by the coding sequence ATGATCTGCTTCACAGCCCCGTTCGACCGGATCGAGCGGCCGCCGCCGCCGGATGACGGCGAACGGGTGCGGAGCGAGCGCGCCTCGATCAAGCTCGCCGCGCTGGGCGAGATGGCCGGCGGCATCGCCCACGATATCCGCAACATCCTGGCGATCATCGATTCCGGCCTCAGCCTGGCCGAGCGCAACATCGCCGACCCCGCCGCATCTTTGGCCTATCTGCAGGCAGCGCGGGACGCCGTGGCGCGGGGTGCGCGGCTGACGTCGCGGATGCTCGCCTTCGGCAAGCGGAAGGAGTCGGACGTGCATTCCGACGATCTGAACGAGCTGCTCGGCTCGCTCGAAACCTTCGTCAAATATGGCGCCGGGCCGGGGATCCAGGTCGAGTTCTCGCTCGCGCCCCGATTGCCCAATTGCTTCGTCGATCCGCCCCGGTTCAACGCCGCCCTGCTCAACTTGGTGATGAACGCGCGCGACGCGATGCCTGAGGGCGGAGTGATCCGCGTGTGTACCGCGCTTGTCGACGACGCGCCGGACCGGACGGGACGCTATGTCAGCGTCGGCGTGCGCGACAGCGGGATCGGCATGACTCCGGAGGTGGCGAACCGGATCTTCGATCCCTATTTCACGACCAAGGGCGAGAAGGGCACCGGCCTCGGATTGCCCCAGGTGAGCGCCAGCATGCGGCAGGTCGGTGGATATGTCAGGGTCACGAGCGAAGTCGGGGAGGGAGCGCTGTTCGAATTGCTGTTCCCGGTCAGCGAGGCGGCCGTTCCGCAGGCCGAGGCGCCGCAAACCGAGGCTCCGCCTGTCGTCCTCGCGAGACATGGCCATTGA
- a CDS encoding TonB-dependent receptor produces MSRLLLTTASFTALFIAQAAQAQTPVELDAGEDIVISGQRAQQERSIDLKRKALGLMDVAAADEIGQLPDKNVAEVIERLPGVGVQYDQGEGRYVAVRGIPSSLNGYTLNGFEIGNPDGNTRALPLDILSGQLLNRVEVSKVKTADLPGQGIGAAINLVTQTAFDFAKPFTLQANGQIGYQEMRKGDQPIRGDITVGGRFGADEQFGILLGASYADRTFTSHGIYPDDWVPDARAARGGVPANLKYTDYRLSRERIGAAGSLDWRGDATQLYLRGVYSKFAEDEYRQRMRLDFSNIAWDAAGVTGVAATTDQRNDLRLEYKEKSVLSLMAGGTSEIGDDWTVDYGVARTRNEVIEPNQSWQFRNSPGPLAVDFTEKLYSVTPVNGYLGPDGLGFRTHGVQDEYGLEKSWQGRVDLTRKLGLGRDSFVKVGGNVRTTDKSFDSASASYGRGSAANRFTMAGLSGGDVTVDLGDGRTYFLSPSIDADLIRAYTDGRLGGPQFVLDRSATLANDTLGDFILDEDVYAGYAMANLDFGEVAVTAGLRVEHSKLGITGYLLEGDVVTPTSGKRSYTDFLPSLVVRMTPSDDTVFRVAYSRSVGRPQYSDLSPGGRVSVDGDGELNVSTGNPALKPYVADAFDVSGEWYFTRGGMLTLGAFAKFIKNPIFGQSYTINGGSFGGETYDIINFSQTLNADKGDIVGLEAAYQQQFTFLPGLLSGLGLNLNLTLLDGNLRSPDRGSTDFPEQSKLLWGAQLFYQKGPIEASVAYHHTGRALISAGDEALTDAYNDDLRRLDAKIGFDVTPNLRLFAEGQNLTDEPTRQYQGGVRDWVTQNERYGRTFYIGASVRL; encoded by the coding sequence ATGTCGCGTTTGTTGCTTACCACCGCCAGTTTCACCGCTTTGTTCATCGCCCAAGCCGCCCAGGCCCAGACGCCCGTCGAATTGGATGCTGGCGAGGACATCGTCATCAGCGGCCAGCGCGCCCAGCAGGAGCGGTCGATCGACCTGAAGCGCAAGGCGCTGGGCCTGATGGACGTCGCCGCCGCCGACGAAATCGGCCAGCTGCCCGACAAGAACGTCGCCGAGGTGATCGAGCGCCTGCCCGGCGTCGGCGTGCAATATGACCAGGGCGAGGGGCGCTACGTCGCCGTGCGCGGCATTCCGTCGAGCCTCAACGGCTACACGCTGAACGGCTTCGAGATCGGCAACCCGGACGGCAATACGCGCGCGCTGCCGCTCGACATCCTGTCGGGCCAGTTGCTCAACCGGGTCGAGGTGTCGAAGGTCAAGACCGCTGACCTGCCCGGCCAGGGCATCGGCGCGGCGATCAACCTCGTCACCCAGACCGCCTTCGATTTCGCCAAGCCCTTCACGCTCCAGGCGAACGGCCAGATCGGCTATCAGGAGATGCGCAAGGGCGACCAGCCGATCCGCGGCGACATTACCGTCGGCGGCCGCTTCGGCGCCGACGAGCAATTCGGCATCCTGCTCGGCGCGAGCTATGCCGACCGCACCTTCACCAGCCACGGCATCTATCCCGACGACTGGGTGCCCGACGCCCGGGCGGCGCGCGGCGGCGTGCCGGCCAATCTCAAATATACCGACTATCGCCTGAGCCGCGAGCGGATCGGCGCGGCGGGCTCGCTCGACTGGCGCGGCGACGCGACCCAGCTCTATCTGCGCGGCGTCTATTCGAAGTTCGCCGAGGACGAATATCGCCAGCGCATGCGGCTCGATTTCTCCAACATCGCCTGGGACGCTGCCGGCGTGACCGGCGTCGCGGCGACGACCGACCAGCGCAACGACCTGCGGCTGGAATATAAGGAGAAATCGGTGCTGTCGCTGATGGCCGGCGGCACCAGCGAGATCGGCGACGACTGGACGGTGGATTACGGCGTCGCGCGGACCCGCAACGAGGTCATCGAGCCCAACCAGAGCTGGCAGTTCCGCAATTCGCCGGGCCCGCTCGCGGTCGATTTCACCGAGAAGCTCTATTCGGTCACGCCGGTGAACGGCTATCTCGGACCCGACGGTCTCGGTTTCCGCACCCATGGCGTGCAGGATGAATACGGGCTGGAGAAGAGCTGGCAGGGCCGGGTCGACCTCACCCGCAAGCTTGGCCTCGGCCGCGACAGCTTCGTCAAGGTCGGCGGCAACGTCCGCACCACCGACAAGAGCTTCGATTCCGCCAGCGCGAGCTATGGCCGCGGCAGCGCCGCCAACCGCTTCACCATGGCCGGGCTCTCCGGCGGCGACGTGACCGTCGACCTTGGCGACGGCCGCACCTATTTCCTCTCGCCCTCGATCGATGCCGACCTGATCCGCGCCTATACCGACGGCCGGCTGGGCGGGCCGCAGTTCGTGCTCGACCGGAGCGCCACGCTCGCCAACGACACGCTCGGCGACTTCATCCTCGATGAGGATGTCTATGCCGGCTACGCCATGGCCAATCTCGACTTCGGCGAAGTCGCCGTGACCGCGGGCCTGCGCGTCGAGCACAGCAAGCTCGGCATCACCGGCTATCTGCTGGAGGGCGACGTCGTGACTCCGACCAGCGGCAAGCGCAGCTACACCGACTTTCTGCCGAGCCTGGTGGTGCGGATGACCCCGTCCGACGACACCGTCTTCCGCGTCGCTTATTCGCGCAGCGTCGGCCGTCCGCAATATTCCGACCTGTCGCCCGGCGGCCGCGTGTCGGTGGACGGCGACGGCGAACTCAACGTCAGCACCGGCAACCCTGCGCTGAAGCCCTATGTCGCCGACGCGTTCGACGTCTCGGGCGAATGGTATTTCACGCGCGGCGGCATGCTGACGCTCGGCGCCTTCGCCAAGTTCATCAAAAACCCGATCTTCGGCCAGAGCTATACGATCAACGGCGGCAGCTTCGGCGGCGAGACGTACGACATCATCAACTTCAGCCAGACGCTGAACGCGGACAAGGGCGACATCGTCGGCCTGGAAGCGGCCTATCAGCAGCAATTCACCTTCCTGCCGGGCCTGCTGTCGGGGCTGGGCCTCAACCTCAACCTGACCTTGCTCGACGGCAATCTGCGCAGCCCCGACCGCGGATCGACCGACTTCCCCGAGCAGTCGAAGCTGCTGTGGGGCGCCCAGCTTTTCTACCAGAAGGGCCCGATCGAGGCGTCGGTCGCCTACCACCATACCGGCCGCGCGCTGATCTCGGCCGGCGACGAGGCGCTGACCGACGCCTACAATGACGATCTGCGCCGGCTCGACGCCAAGATCGGCTTCGACGTCACCCCCAATCTGCGCCTCTTCGCCGAAGGCCAGAACCTGACCGACGAGCCGACCCGGCAATATCAGGGCGGGGTGCGCGACTGGGTGACCCAGAACGAGCGCTACGGCCGAACCTTCTACATCGGCGCATCTGTCCGCCTGTAA
- a CDS encoding MarR family winged helix-turn-helix transcriptional regulator, translating into MTKPPALSDSDYRILASVRAELRSFAHFTEEATSRVGLTPQQHQILLALRAAEDGALTVGELAETMFLKPHSVSGMADRLEAAGLLERVRGEQDRRRISLRPTAAAQDLLASLGQAHRAELKRIRPLLISLLSQLE; encoded by the coding sequence ATGACCAAGCCTCCCGCGCTCAGCGACAGCGACTATCGGATCCTCGCATCGGTGCGGGCGGAGCTGCGCAGCTTCGCGCATTTCACGGAGGAGGCGACGAGCCGGGTCGGCCTCACGCCGCAGCAGCACCAAATCCTGCTCGCGTTGCGCGCCGCCGAAGATGGCGCGCTCACTGTCGGCGAGCTCGCCGAGACCATGTTCCTGAAGCCGCACAGCGTTTCCGGAATGGCCGATCGGCTGGAGGCGGCGGGGCTGCTCGAGCGGGTGCGCGGCGAACAGGATCGCCGCCGCATCAGCCTCCGTCCCACCGCCGCCGCGCAAGACCTGCTCGCCTCGCTCGGCCAGGCGCACCGCGCCGAGCTGAAGCGCATCCGCCCGCTGCTCATCTCGCTCCTGTCGCAGCTCGAATAA
- a CDS encoding type II secretion system protein N: MTGPAGPRLLRARFAALQPRERLFVGAGAAAVLAFAAILSGGADEAEDMAPVELGDPSRAAGSSAPPLPVASPPSGPLPPATAPAPANAFVLRGVLARSAILAMPDGSQRTVPVGREFQPGLTLKSVAVDHVVLASPGGDLRLDLNRFAGAAPAAGATPVAAPAAQAVPANPAAHRQATTAFRLGMAARKAGGNVTGYVVKPGARLPILGQAGLRPGDVLLAVNGQALDGEERLFGMSEELASVETSEIEFERGGQRMKAKVRFKN, encoded by the coding sequence ATGACTGGACCGGCCGGCCCCCGCCTTCTCCGCGCGCGCTTCGCCGCCCTGCAGCCGCGCGAGCGACTCTTCGTCGGCGCCGGCGCGGCTGCCGTCCTTGCCTTCGCGGCGATTCTTTCGGGCGGCGCGGACGAGGCGGAGGACATGGCGCCGGTCGAGCTTGGCGATCCTAGCCGCGCCGCAGGCTCATCCGCCCCGCCGCTGCCCGTCGCGTCGCCACCCTCCGGACCGCTGCCGCCCGCCACCGCGCCCGCACCGGCCAATGCGTTCGTCCTGCGCGGCGTGCTCGCCCGATCGGCGATCCTGGCCATGCCCGACGGCAGCCAGCGCACCGTCCCGGTCGGGCGCGAATTCCAGCCCGGGCTCACCCTCAAGTCGGTGGCGGTCGACCATGTCGTGCTCGCCAGCCCGGGCGGCGACCTCCGGCTCGACCTCAACCGCTTTGCCGGGGCCGCGCCCGCCGCCGGCGCGACGCCGGTCGCGGCACCTGCCGCCCAGGCCGTCCCCGCGAACCCGGCGGCGCATCGCCAGGCCACCACCGCCTTCCGGCTCGGCATGGCGGCGCGCAAGGCCGGCGGCAACGTCACCGGCTATGTGGTGAAGCCCGGCGCGCGCCTCCCGATCCTCGGCCAGGCCGGCCTCCGGCCAGGCGACGTGCTGCTTGCGGTCAACGGCCAGGCGCTGGACGGCGAGGAGCGGCTGTTCGGAATGTCGGAGGAACTCGCCAGCGTCGAAACCTCGGAAATCGAGTTCGAACGCGGCGGACAACGGATGAAAGCCAAGGTCCGTTTCAAGAATTAA
- the rnk gene encoding nucleoside diphosphate kinase regulator, protein MQDTATKARSKKPPLHITESDYDVIAELAHVIEKRSPALSKQLVDEIERAKVHPDGKLPADVVALGSEVEFVDDSNGTRRKVQLVMPSEADIEAGRISILTPVGAGLIGMSAGREINWPCPDGRPRKLKILQVTQKP, encoded by the coding sequence ATGCAGGATACTGCAACCAAAGCGCGCTCCAAGAAGCCACCGCTTCACATCACCGAATCCGACTACGACGTCATCGCCGAGCTGGCGCACGTCATCGAGAAGCGCTCGCCGGCGCTTTCGAAGCAGCTGGTCGATGAGATCGAGCGCGCCAAGGTCCATCCGGACGGCAAGCTGCCGGCTGATGTCGTCGCTTTGGGTTCCGAAGTGGAGTTCGTCGACGACAGCAACGGCACCCGGCGCAAGGTCCAGCTGGTGATGCCGTCCGAGGCGGATATCGAGGCCGGCCGCATCTCGATCCTGACGCCGGTCGGCGCCGGGCTGATCGGCATGAGCGCGGGTCGCGAGATCAACTGGCCCTGCCCCGACGGCCGTCCGCGCAAGCTCAAGATCCTGCAGGTCACACAGAAGCCCTGA